TCTAAAAGATAGTGGTTTGAACGTGATTGTAGGACTATATCCGGGTAGTAAGTCAGCAGCAAAAGCCGAAGCAGCTGGTTTAACTGTGAAACCTGTCGCCGATGCTGCGAAAGCTGCTGATTTCATCATGATTTTGTTACCTGATGAAGTCCAAAAGACAGTTTACAAAGAAGAAATTGAACCAAACCTCGAAGCAGGAAACGTTGTCGCCTTCGCCCACGGCTTTAATATTCACTTTAGCCAAGTCGTACCACCTGCTAACGTAGACGTGGTAATGGTAGCACCCAAAGGCCCCGGACATTTGGTGCGCCGGACTTATGAACAAGGACAAGGCGTACCAGCCCTGTTTGCAGTTTATCAAGATGCTAGTGGTCAGGCACGCGATCGCGCCATGGCATATGCTAGAGGTATTGGTGGAACACGCGCCGGTATACTCGAAACCACATTCCGCGAAGAAACCGAAACCGATTTGTTTGGTGAACAAGCAGTATTGTGTGGTGGTTTAAGCGCCTTAATTAAAGCCGGCTTTGAAACCTTAGTCGAAGCAGGTTATCAACCAGAATTGGCTTACTTTGAATGTCTTCACGAAGTTAAATTGATTGTTGACTTAGTAGTAGAAGGCGGACTAGCCGAAATGCGTGATAGCATTTCAAACACAGCCGAGTATGGCGACTACACCCGTGGCCCTCGCGTTGTCAACGCCAACACCAAAGCTGAAATGAAGAAGATTCTCAGCGAAATTCAATCTGGACAATTTGCGCGGGAATTCGTCTTAGAAAATCAATCTGGTAAACCAGGATTTACCGCCATGCGCCGTCAAGAAGCCGAACACCCCATTGAAGAAGTCGGTAAAGACTTACGCGCCATGTTTAGCTGGTTAAAGAAAGTTTAATATTAATCTTGTGGGGTGGGCATCCTGCCCGCCCTTGCGTACCTACTCAGATAAAATATGTTGTAAGTCCTCACTAGAGATAACCCAAAAAAGAATTTATCCTAAACACAGCATAACGGACGCTTTTTTCATCAGTATATTCTGGATTAATGGGTATCTCATCGCAAGATTGCAGCACAATCACAGCCCGATAACGTTTACCATATTTAAATTGCTTGTCTTGAATATCCACACGGAGAATATTTTTTAGTGGTTCCTCGATAATTTGCTGAACACGTAAACTTTTTCGCTCTATAAATACCTGATTCAAACTTTTGTAGAAAATACAATTACTCACAGGTGTTGTTAATGCAACAGCACCAATAGCTATTTCAATTAACATACTTACATTTTTGAAAAACAGTAGGCGAAAATTTCCCCAGCAGTTAGTCCCCTTAAAATGGTTTCTTTGCCTGTGGTTACTGTTTTGGTAATTTGAATTGAGCAAGTCCTAAGTTGACAATTTCATAGACAAAACTATACTTATATTGACAAAAATCAATATATATTTTAGGAAAAAATCAACTACTTGATATATAATACGGTGATATCAAGTATTGAATTGAGACTATTGCCGACGCGAAAACCAAGCAATGATGGTGGTAGTCTTTTTCAGAAACTTAATTGGAACACAATCGCGTCTGGCTAAGGCGTGAAAGTCTACTGAGGGATAACTGCTCCCATGCTCCCGTTGAAGTAGAAAGTAAAGTCTAGTTTTGTCTAGGTTTTATATAGCAGCTACTGATATCCTTGCACCTGAGTGTAAGGCTGCAATTTTACCTTGTCTGCAATTTCTAAACCTGCAAACACGATAATTTGTGAGAGTTGTGCTAAAGTTGCCTGCATAATTAAGCTGATGTGGCAAAATCCGGACGATGTTGAATCCAAGGATTTGCGGCTTCTAATTGCGCCGCCAGACTAATTAAAGTCGCTTCCGCCGCCGGCTTACCAATTAGCTGTACACTCATAGGTAAACCATTACTATCAAATCCTACCGGAAGTGCGATCGCAGGTTGTCCGGTAGCATTAGAGGCTGGACAAGGTGCTACCCAGTGGACAATTTTCTGGAATGTCTCTTCTGGACTCAAATCAGCCCATTCTCCCACACGGATAGGTGAATGCAAATAAACTGGCAATACCAGTACATCTACGGTATCGAAAAACGCCACAATTTGCCTAGCTACTATCTGCATTTGGGAAACGGCGCGGAGATATTCACCCACAGAACCTGTGCGTGAGAACAGCAAACGATTCACTGGCTGTAACGCCTCAATGGGGATTCCCGCAGCCGCTACCCCACCTTGCCAAACGATTTGAAACGGTTCTATTAAAGCACTGAAATCAGGGCATTTCTCGGCGATTGTGTTACCCATTTCGGCTAATAATTTGACTGTTTGCAGTACCCCTTGTTGACAATTTGCGTCAGCTTCTCCCAAGGGCGGAATATTTGTACTAAAGGCAATTCGCAAATTACCGAGTTTTTCTGTGGTAGCGGCGAGAAATGAGGGTTCTGGGTTGGGTAACCAGCAAGGATCACCCGTGACGTAGCCAGACATGACATCTAAAAGGGCAGCTGCATCAGCCACAGTCCGCCCAATCGGTCCATTGGTAGCAATTCCCGCCAATTGATTTCCTACCGGTGCATTAGTCACTCTACCCCGTGATGGTTTGATACCTACCAAACCACAGCAAGCCGCAGGTCCCCGCACTGAACCGCCACCATCGGAACCTTGAGCTACAGCACATAATCCGGCGGCTACGGCTGCTGCTGCGCCACCACTGGAACCGCCGGGAGTGTATTCTAAATTCCAGGGGTTTCTGGCTGGGGTAAATCCCGTAGGTTCTGTGTAAGGAAATGAACCTAACTCTGAGGTGGCTGTTTTACCGAGAATAATAAATCCAGCTTGTTTAATCCGAGTTACTACTCCATCGTCGTAGTTAGGAATATTTTGTAATAATGCGGGATTACCGTAAGTACACGGTATGCCCGCGACAGGATTTAGGTCTTTAATGGAAATCGGCACACCGAAAAATGGCGGTAGTTCTGAGGTAGTTGCTAGGGTTTCAGTTTTGACTTTAGCATCTGCGATCGCCAATTCTGCTGTCACCGTAAAGTAACTTCCTAATTGGGGGTTAAATTGGGAAATCCTTTCTAAATATAAATCCACCAACTCCAACGGCGACACTTCCCGACGACGAATTAAGTCCGCCAATTCTACTGCTGGGGTAAAAGCTAAATCAATTTTATTCATAAGTCAGTTGATGGGCTAGTTTGTCGGTTGCTGAAATTTTTCCCGAAAATTGTTACTTTCATCTATTTTCCGGGAATAATGTATTATATAGATCCTGAAATTTGTCAATCAATCACGAGAAAGAACTTTTTTCGGCGGTGTGAGATTTTTACTCAAATCATCAAGTCGCTGCATAGTTATTTTAATTGTTTCGCATAAACTTTCGACAAATACCCAAGGGATATTTATGGCTAACCTCGAAAAAATTGTTAATGAACTCCCGCCACTTGTTCTGAGTCTGAAGTTAAATGTTGGTAATTCCGACGAAATTACGCCACAACTTGTGCTGATAAATAATATTCATGTTCAACTACTTCACCTGCAAACAATCATTAATCAAGAACTCCAATTAACCAAACTGACGAATTTATCAACTCATACTCTGCCTCGTCTTGGTACAATAGCAAGTCTGTTTCTAGATGATAGTTTTGTGTTAGAAACAGAGAATAATGCTAAAAGCAAATATATCACCGCGAAATTCGGCAACCCAAATACAGAAATCTCAATTAATGACTTACAATCAAAAATTGGTTATTGGATAGAATGGGGTGAATTTCTTCGGGTTATATCCACAGATATTTTAAATGAATCTCAATTAGTCAGTCAACTAAATTATCATCATCACCAGGTAAACTTATTTGCTGAATTTCAAAAAGTTAGTGAAAAATTAAAAATTAACTTAGCATTTACCAACCTTCAGATTTTACAGAAACAAGTCGAGCAACTCAGGAATACTCACAAAGATGCTGTGGAGCTAAAAGAAAAATTAAATGCTATTTTTGATAGTATTAATAACAGTCCTGACTTCTTAACAATTATTACAGGTGTATCATGTTTATGTGGTCAATCCGGCTTGACCTTAGAATGGTTGGATGATGACCAAGAATTAATTGTATCTAGTGATGGTAAATTTCAAGAATTAACCGAAATTATCCTGGAATATCAAATATTCCAGGAAACCGTTGATACTTTAATTTACGACATTAACACTTTAACGCAAAAAGCCGAGGAATTTCTCAACTATTTTCCCCCACAAACTCAGACAAAACCAGTTATTAATCATCAAGTAAAGGTAATACCAAGGTTTAGATTCCCAAAAATATTTCATCCTATTGTGATTATAGCTTCAAGTTTATTAGTCTTAATTTTTAGTGGATGGATAATTAAGCCAAAAATTCCAGATATTCAGCAAGTTTTATTCAGTTCTAATCGGGAAGAAACCGCAGTTGCTAAATTTAAATCTGCTCTCAAACTGGGTCTAGAAGCTTCCGCGCTGGTGAAAAATCCGCCCTATCCTGTGATAGTATGGCAACAAGCAGAAACCAAATGGCAGCAAGCAATCGATTTAT
The window above is part of the Nodularia spumigena CCY9414 genome. Proteins encoded here:
- a CDS encoding amidase; the encoded protein is MNKIDLAFTPAVELADLIRRREVSPLELVDLYLERISQFNPQLGSYFTVTAELAIADAKVKTETLATTSELPPFFGVPISIKDLNPVAGIPCTYGNPALLQNIPNYDDGVVTRIKQAGFIILGKTATSELGSFPYTEPTGFTPARNPWNLEYTPGGSSGGAAAAVAAGLCAVAQGSDGGGSVRGPAACCGLVGIKPSRGRVTNAPVGNQLAGIATNGPIGRTVADAAALLDVMSGYVTGDPCWLPNPEPSFLAATTEKLGNLRIAFSTNIPPLGEADANCQQGVLQTVKLLAEMGNTIAEKCPDFSALIEPFQIVWQGGVAAAGIPIEALQPVNRLLFSRTGSVGEYLRAVSQMQIVARQIVAFFDTVDVLVLPVYLHSPIRVGEWADLSPEETFQKIVHWVAPCPASNATGQPAIALPVGFDSNGLPMSVQLIGKPAAEATLISLAAQLEAANPWIQHRPDFATSA
- the ilvC gene encoding ketol-acid reductoisomerase, which gives rise to MARMYYDEDANLDLLAGKTIAIIGYGSQGHAHALNLKDSGLNVIVGLYPGSKSAAKAEAAGLTVKPVADAAKAADFIMILLPDEVQKTVYKEEIEPNLEAGNVVAFAHGFNIHFSQVVPPANVDVVMVAPKGPGHLVRRTYEQGQGVPALFAVYQDASGQARDRAMAYARGIGGTRAGILETTFREETETDLFGEQAVLCGGLSALIKAGFETLVEAGYQPELAYFECLHEVKLIVDLVVEGGLAEMRDSISNTAEYGDYTRGPRVVNANTKAEMKKILSEIQSGQFAREFVLENQSGKPGFTAMRRQEAEHPIEEVGKDLRAMFSWLKKV